One Felis catus isolate Fca126 chromosome D3, F.catus_Fca126_mat1.0, whole genome shotgun sequence DNA segment encodes these proteins:
- the TMEM119 gene encoding transmembrane protein 119, which produces MVSAVVPRLLVSLLLLLRALPAVAYSVPLQAAFLEDTGGSGEAEGSSASSPSLPPPRTPALSPTSLGPRPTPLAGPRPPTNFLDGIVDFFRQYVMLIAVVGSLVFLLMFIVCAALITRQKHKASAYYPSSFPKKKYVDQSDRAGGPRAFSEVPDRAPDGRSEEALDSSQQLQADILAATQNLKSPARAALGGGDGARMEGKSEEDESGSREGGQEAQGRGVPVEKAEVPDEPCAVGAEEALEAGQGRGESEAAPSSAQEARGPAGPPESPCACGITPKV; this is translated from the coding sequence ATGGTTTCCGCCGTGGTCCCCAGGCTGCTCGTGTCACTGCTGCTTCTCCTCAGGGCCCTGCCCGCGGTGGCCTACTCCGTGCCCCTGCAGGCCGCCTTCCTGGAGGACACAGGGGGCAGCGGGGAGGCCGAGGGCTCATCGGCCTCCTCCCCGAGCCTCCCGCCCCCCCGGACCCCGGCCCTCAGCCCCACGTCGCTGGGGCCCCGGCCCACGCCCCTGGCgggccccaggccccccaccaACTTCCTGGACGGGATCGTGGACTTCTTCCGCCAGTACGTGATGCTCATCGCCGTGGTGGGTTCCCTGGTGTTCCTGCTGATGTTCATCGTCTGCGCCGCCCTCATCACCCGCCAGAAGCACAAGGCCTCGGCCTACTACCCCTCGTCTTTCCCCAAGAAGAAGTACGTGGACCAGAGTGACCGGGCCGGGGGCCCCCGCGCCTTCAGCGAGGTCCCCGACCGGGCTCCCGACGGCCGGTCCGAGGAAGCCCTGGATTCCTCCCAGCAGCTCCAGGCTGACATCCTTGCCGCCACCCAGAACCTCAAGTCCCCCGCCAGAGCTGCCCTGGGTGGTGGAGACGGAGCCAGGATGGAGGGCAAGTCGGAGGAAGACGAGAGCGGCAGCCGGGAGGGGGGCCAGGAAGCCCAGGGACGTGGGGTCCCGGTGGAGAAAGCCGAGGTGCCAGATGAGCCATGCGCGGTGGGGGCGGAGGAGGCTCTGGAGGCCGGCCAAGGCCGAGGCGAGTCAGAAGCGGCTCCTTCATCAGCCCAGGAAGCCAGAGGACCCGCTGGTCCCCCCGAGAGCCCCTGCGCTTGTGGTATCACCCCCAAGGTCTAA